In the Larus michahellis chromosome 6, bLarMic1.1, whole genome shotgun sequence genome, one interval contains:
- the SLC18A3 gene encoding vesicular acetylcholine transporter: protein MSEAEGAGRARAAVARLSEAVGERRRRLGTAMGEARRQRRLLLLVVCVALLLDNMLYMVIVPIIPDYIAAMRGGGSAAGPSAPAGGNESGSGGGNRSLLPARYPPAAGGNEDVQIGVLFASKAILQLLVNPLSGTLIDRVGYEVPLLAGLAVMFLSTSTFAFAENYATLFAARSLQGLGSAFADTAGIALIADRYAEEPARSRALGTALACISFGSLAAPPFGGVLYEFAGKRVPFLVLACVCLLDGLLLLALAPPCATGARANMPVGTPIHRLMIDPYIAVVAGALATCNIPLAFLEPTIANWMKDSMGASEWEVGLTWLPAFFPHVLGVYVTVRLAAAYPHLQWFYGALGMAIIGASSCLVPACRNFGQVIIPLCGICFGIALVDTALLPTLAFLVDVRHVSVYGSVYAIADISYSVAYALGPIVAGQIVHTMGFAQLNLGMGLANVLYAPVLLFLKNVCQMKPSHSERNILLEEGPKGLYDTIKMEECKGMGKSLRPVGEMEENSMDSYRRDLTGVSEEDSSDYEYS from the coding sequence ATGTCGGAGGCGGAGGGCGCGGGTCGGGCGCGGGCCGCCGTGGCGCGGCTCTCGGAGGCGgtgggcgagcggcggcggcggctgggcacCGCCATGGGGGaggcgcggcggcagcggcggctgctgctgctggtggtgtgcGTGGCGCTCCTGCTGGACAACATGCTCTACATGGTCATCGTGCCCATCATCCCCGACTACATCGCGGCCAtgcgcggcggggggagcgccGCCGGCCCGTCCGCGCCCGCGGGGGGCAACGagagcggcagcggcggcggcaacCGGAGTCTCCTGCCGGCGCGGtacccgccggcggcggggggcaatGAGGACGTGCAGATCGGGGTGCTGTTCGCCTCCAAGGCTATACTGCAGCTGCTGGTGAACCCGCTCAGCGGCACTCTCATCGACCGCGTGGGCTACGAGGTGCCGCTGCTGGCCGGGCTAGCCGTCATGTTCCTCTCCACCTCCACCTTCGCCTTCGCCGAGAACTACGCGACGCTCTTCGCTGCGCGCAGCCTGCAGGGGCTGGGCTCGGCCTTCGCCGACACGGCCGGCATCGCCCTCATCGCCGACCGCTACGCCGAGGAGCCGGCGCGGAGCCGCGCCCTGGGCACGGCGCTGGCCTGCATCTCCTTCGGCAGCCTGGCCGCCCCCCCCTTCGGCGGCGTCCTCTACGAGTTCGCCGGCAAGAGGGTGCCCTTCCTGGTGCTGGCCTGCGTCTGCCTCCTCGacgggctgctgctgctggccctggcgcCTCCCTGCGCCACCGGGGCGCGGGCCAACATGCCCGTCGGCACCCCCATTCACCGCCTCATGATCGACCCTTACATCGCCGTGGTGGCGGGGGCCCTGGCCACCTGCAACATCCCCCTGGCCTTCCTGGAGCCCACCATCGCCAACTGGATGAAGGACTCCATGGGGGCCAGCGAGTGGGAGGTGGGCCTCACCTGGCTCCCCGCCTTCTTCCCCCACGTGCTGGGTGTCTACGTCACCGTCCGGCTGGCTGCCGCGTACCCCCACCTCCAGTGGTTTTATGGGGCCCTGGGCATGGCCATCATTGGCGCCAGCTCCTGCCTGGTACCAGCCTGCAGGAATTTTGGGCAAGTCATCATTCCCCTCTGCGGCATCTGCTTTGGCATCGCCCTGGTGGACacggccctgctgcccaccctggcCTTCCTGGTGGACGTGCGCCACGTCTCTGTCTATGGCAGTGTCTATGCCATTGCAGACATCTCCTACTCTGTGGCGTATGCCCTGGGGCCCATCGTGGCCGGCCAGATTGTGCACACCATGGGCTTCGCACAGCTCAACCTGGGCATGGGGCTCGCCAATGTGCTTTATGcccctgtcctcctcttcctcaaaaacGTCTGCCAAATGAAACCCTCTCACTCGGAGAGGAACATCCTCCTTGAAGAAGGACCTAAGGGACTCTATGACACCATCAAAATGGAGGAGTGCAAAGGCATGGGGAAAAGCCTCCGGCCAGTGGGTGAGATGGAGGAGAACAGCATGGACTCCTACCGCAGAGACCTGACAGgggtgtccgaggaggactcatCAGACTATGAGTACAGTTAG